The DNA window TCCCACCATAATGCCTGAGGCGGCGTTAAAAGCATCTGGCCATGTGGACCTTTTTACAGACTATCTTGTCACATGTAAGAATTGCAGTCAGCCATACAGAGCTGATGCATTGATTGAGGAAGTAACAGGTATTTATGCAGAAAGCCTGGGTGCATCTGAACTGGATGCCAAAATCAAGGAGCTAAAAATTAAATGTCCCAGATGTGGGCATGAGGAATTTACAGAAGCCAGGCCATTCAACATGATGTTTCCTGTTTCAATTGGAGCAACTGGCAAGGATAAGGGTTTTCTCCGTCCTGAGACCGCCCAGGGAGCTTATCTCAACTTTAACAGAGAGTTTGAAACCTGTAGGAGGAAATTACCTTTAGGGCTTGCGATAATAGGCAGAGCTTACAGAAACGAAATTTCGCCAAGACAGGGACTTTATAGATTACGCGAACTAATTCAAGCAGAACTTCAGATATTTTTTGACCCTGAAAAATTCAACCAGCAATGTGAGTGTAGGAAAGTCTCCGAGAAACTATCAGTTGTGCTGGTTTCCCATCGCCCTGAAACTAGGTATTACACTGCAAGAGAATTGATGGAGTTTGGCCTGCCAGAATTTTATGTCTTTCATATGCTCCAAATCCAGAAATTTTACACTGAAGTTCTAGGTGTGCCTTTACAAAAATTCAGATTTTTTGAGAAATCCGAAAAAGAGAGAGCATTTTACAATAGGATTCACTTCGATGTGGAAGTTGAAATGGGAAGTTTGGGTGGTTTCAAGGAAGTTGCAGGTTTGCACTATCGTGGTGATTATGACCTCACAAGACACCAAACAATGAGTAAGGTGAGCCACGAGGTCAACATTGATGGAAGAAAATTTGTACCCCATGTGCTTGAGCTAAGCTTCGGTGTAGATCGGAACATTTGGGCTCTCCTCGACCTTTTTATGGAAAGAGAAAAAGACAGAAATGTGCTCAAGCTTAAGCCTTATCTATCTCCCTATCATTGTGGTATTTTCCCGCTTTTTAAGAAGGATGGACTAGATAAGGTCGCAGTTGAGATTTACGAGAGATTGAAGAGAGATTTTAGGGTTTTTTACGATGATTCTGGCTCAATTGGGAGAAGGTATGCGAGAATGGATGAGATTGGCACACCATTCTGTATCACCGTGGACTATGAAACAATCCAGGATGGTGAATTGAAGGATACGGTAACGATTAGATTTAGAGATACCACTAACCAGGAAAGAGTGAAAATTTCACAACTCCCAGAATATCTGGGTAAATTTTTATTGCCGTCATAGACATCTTTATTAACAATTTCTGCTTTCTCCTTCACAGGCGAATGTTAAAAGGAGTTGGGAAAATGGTGGATAATACAAAATATGTATGTCAGGTGTGTGGATATATCTATGACCCTGAAAAGGGTGATCCGGATGCGGGAATTCCCCCAGGCACAGCATTTGAGGATTTGCCTGATACCTGGGTGTGTCCAGTTTGTGGAGCTAGCAAATCATCCTTTGAGAGGATGTGAGTATGCCAAGAAAACTTGTTGATGGTGTCTACGAGGTTGGAGTTATTGACTGGGACAGGAAACTCTTCGATGAACTCATTCCGCTTCCTCATGGCACGAGTTATAACGCTTACCTGATTACTGGCTCAGAGAAAACTGCGTTGATAGATACTGTGGACACTGGTAGAGCAACAGAATTGCTTGAACATATTCACTCGCTTGCGGTAAACTCAATCGATTATGTGATTGCTAATCATGGAGAGCAGGACCATTCTGGCAGCATACCAGAGGTGCTTGAGGCATTTCCAATGGCAAAGGTTGTGACAAACCAGAAATGTAAGGAGTTGCTGAAGGCACTACTTCATGTTCCTGATGAAAAATTCATTGTTGTTGCTGATGGCGAGAAACTCTCGCTCGGAAACAAAACGCTCACATTCATCCTCGCCCCATGGGTTCACTGGCCTGAAACAATGCTCACCTATCTTGAAGAAGATAAGATTCTTTTTCCCTGCGACTTATTCGGCTCCCATTTAGCAACCAGCAAGTTGTTTGTGGAAAGCAGATGCGGTATTGAGGAACATGCTAAACGCTACTATGCAGAAATCATGATGCCGTTCAGAAACAACATTGTCTCGCATCTGGAAAAATTGAAAAAGTTTGATATAAAGATGATCGCACCAAGCCATGGACCGATGCACGCTAAACCAGAGGTTATTCTGGAGCTTTACAGAGAATGGGTTTCTGAAAAACCAGCAAATAAAGTACTTGTCCTATATGTTTCTATGCACGGAAGCACAAAAAAAGCGATTAACTACTTCGTTGAAAAACTTGTTTCAACTGGAATGCAGGTGAAACAGATTGATTTGGCTCATGCAGACATTGGTGAAATTGCAATAGAGCTCGTAGATTCTGCAACTGTAATTCTTGGAACTCCGACAGTGCTCGCAGGTGCCCATCCTGCTGCCGTTTATGCAACCTACTTACTCAATGCTCTACGCCCAAAGACAAAGTTCGTTGGTTTAATTGTTTCTTATGGCTGGGGTGGGAGAGCGATAGAGCAGATAAAGGGCATGCTTACAAATATAAAACCAGTTTTGCTTGAGCCAGTTTACATTCACGGGTTGCCTGCAGAAGCGGACTATCGTGCGATTGATAAGCTTGCAGAGGAGGTAAAGCATCGTCATGAAACTGAACTTTAGGGTCAAACACCTCAGTTCCGCTGAGGTGATGACAGAAAAAGAAGAAGAGGTGAAAAAATGACAGAATTGGGACAAATATATAAATGCCAGATATGTGGGAATATAGTGGCTGTGGTCCACGCAGGGGCTGGAAAACTTGTATGCTGCGGCCAGCCAATGACCTTGATGGAGCCAAAGAGAGAAGAGCAGGGAAAGGAAAAACATTTGCCAGTGGTGACGAAGACAGCGACGGGAATCCATGTGGCAGTGGGTTCTGTTGCCCATCCAATGGAGGAGAAACACTACATTGAGTGGATTGAGGCAATAACTGAGAAAGGCACTTACATAAGACATCTAAAGCCAGGGGATAAGCCAGAGGCCGACTTTGAGATTTCTGAGAAAGTACTTGCAGTGAGGGAGTACTGCAACATCCATGGACTCTGGGAAACAAGATTGTGAGGTGGTAGAGATGGAAGGAAAAATGCCTTTGCTCGGTGAGAATTTGCCTCCAATGGAGGTGAAAACCACACAGGGAATGATGAAACTACCAGATGCTTTCAAGGGCAAATGGTTCATACTGTTTAGCCACCCTGCTGACTACACGCCAGTTTGTACAACAGAGTTTGTGGCTTTCCAGAAGAGATACGAGGATTTCAGAAAACTAAATTGTGAGCTTATTGGCTTGAGCATAGACCAGATTTTCTCTCATCTCAAGTGGCTTGAGTGGATACAGGAAAAACTTGGTGTTGAGATAACCTTCCCGCTTATTGCCGACGATGTGGGCAGGGTCGCAAACATGCTTGGCCTAATCCATCCAGCTAAAGGGATGAGCACAGTTAGGGCCGTGTTTATTATTGACCCGAATGGAATAATCAGAGCAATTCTTTACTATCCACAAGAACTTGGCAGAAATATGGATGAAATTCTGAGAATGGTAAAGGGGTTGCAAACTGTGGACGCAAATAAGGTGGCAATTCCCGCAAACTGGCCAAACAATGAGTTGATTGGGGACAAGGTGATTGTCCCTCCAGCAAGCACGATTGCAGACAAGAAGAAAAGAGAGGAAAGCAAGGCAAAAGGTGAAATAGAGTGTTTTGATTGGTGGTTATGCTACAAAAAATTGTGAGGTGGTAAAAATGAAGAGTTTGAAAGGCACAAAAACGGAAAAAAACTTGCTAGCTGCGTTTGCTGGCGAATCTCAAGCCAGAAACCGTTATACCTACTTTGCCTCTCAAGCGAAGAAAGAGGGCTACGAGCAAATATCAGCAATCTTTCTGGAGACGGCTGACAACGAAAAGGAGCATGCAAAGCGATTGTTTAAGTTTCTGGAAGGTGGCGAGGTCGAAATCTGCGGTGCTTTTCCAGCTGGGAAAATCGGCACAACTGCGGAGAACCTGAAAGCGGCGGCTGCTGGGGAAAACTATGAACACACGCGCATGTACCCGGAGTTTGCAAAAATTGCTGAAGAAGAAGGATTTTCAGAGATTGCAGCAGTGTTCAGGGCAATTGCAAATGCAGAGAAGCAGCATGAGAAAAGGTATCTGGGCTTGCTAAAGAACATAGAGGAGGGCAAGGTTTTCAAAAAGGACAAGCCAGTTAAATGGAAATGCAGAAACTGTGGCTATATCCATGAGGGCACTGAAGCACCTGAGATTTGCCCCGCATGTGCACATCCAAGAGCATACTACGAACTTTTGGAGGAGAACTGGTAAAACAAAAACTATTCAAATTTTTTTCTAGCATTTTTTCGTAGAAATAGTGACTCAAAAACTGCCATCTACCACAAACAATTTTAATGGGTAAGGTTTGCTCAAAACCATGGAAATCAGCCAGTGCACTTTCTCAAAAAAAGACAGGAACTGCACTCTCTTCATTTCCACTGCTGGCTGGATTTTTGACGCTTACGACATCGTGCTCTTCTCAATTCTCAGCATCTACATCCTGCCAGCTCTCAATGTCACATCTCAAACATACTCAATTATTTTCGGTGTCCAGCTTGCAACTACTGCAGTTGGAGGTGTGCTCTTCGGCATCCTGGCTGACAAGATTGGGAAGCGAGAAGCCCTTACAATTGATTTTGTGGTCTACTCCCTCTCAACCATCCTGATATTTTTCTCCTATGACTGGCTATCTCTCTTGTTCGCAAGATTTGTCTCTGGTTTGGCTATCGGTGGGGAATGGGGTATAAGTTCTTCATTGCTCAATGATGTCTTGGGGAAACAGCACAGGGGACTTGGATTTGGCATCCTTCAATCAGGCTGGAGTGTCGGTGTTGGTGCAGCAGCCCTTTCAGCAAGGTTCGTGGCTGAAACAATTGGCTGGAGGTATTCCTTCCTCATAGGTGTACTTGCTCTTCTCCTTGCCAGCTATGTTTACTTCAATGTGCCCCATATCTCTCCAAAACTTCACAGCTTCAGGAAAGCACTGAAAGGTGTGGCTCTAAAACCGCTGGCTGTTGCGCTGTGCGTTTCAGTTCTCGGCATGTATGCATTCTATCTGGTATGGACCTGGCTACCCAGGGAACTGGTGAATTCAGGCATTCTCACCAGTGAGCAGATGTTCATCTTCATTGGACTTTCTGCCATAACCAATGGTTTAGGCCACATTCTTTTCGGACATCTATCTGATAAGTTTGGAAGAAGGAAAATTTTTGTATTATATACAGCTATTTTTGTGGTCGCTCTTCTATTAATCCTTTTCATCGTGCGAAAACCGTTGCTTGTGCTTGGTTCCCTGCTTTCTCTTCAGTTTGCATGTGGCTTTTTTGCTGGTTTTGGTCCCGCCTTTACAGAAATTTTCAGAGAAGACCTGAGAACAACAGGTACTTCTTTTATTTACAACACGGGCAGAGGTATCTCTGGCCTTCTGATAATGATAAATCTCCTTGGCGCCATCTCAGCAATCTTCAATCTCAGTATCCTCGCAGCCACCGCTGTTGCCTCGATCTCCGTAATTCTTGCAGCAATCCTGTATCAGCGGCTCTAACTTATACGATTGGCACAAACTTTATGTTTGGTGTCCCGAGCAATTCATCCGCCACAATTGCATATATTATTGTTCTTGGTTTGATTCCATAAATGCAGGGTGTCCTGTCTATATCTAGGATCTTGAAATATGTGTCAGCCATGTTTATGATTTCCTGAGTAACCTTCAAACCTGGCTTGAGTAAACCAATCCCAATATCCTTTGAGACCTTTATTCTAGCAACTCCACTGAACAAGCTTTTGATGGCTGGTGCATCTCCCTGGATGTATTCTAGGGCATCGAAGCCAGTGTATTCTATTATTGGTTTGTTTTCCTTACCTCTGATTGCCATCTCATTTTCCCGCCAAGTCCGTATCATTTCCTCTCTAGTCTTCGCAAGTGGCATTACATATGGATAAGGACTGGTTGCAGAGAAGTAGTCAGCGATTCTCACATATTTGTTGAAGAGTTCCTCAGAAACATACCTTGTTATCTCTTTCTTGAAACTCTCAGGATGCTCACCACCAGGCAGCACTGCAATGATGCCTCTTTCCTGCTTAAGGAAGTTTAACATTACTGGAATGAGTACAGCATTGTATTCCTCACTCCCTACATTGTCTGCAATTTCGAACACATTGTAGGAACCCTTTCTAAACCCACCACTCAGCAATCTATCCATATCAGGAATTCCAGTGCTGTAGTAGTTCTCTTTGTCGTACTGGATGTTCCACTCTTTTTGAGAGGGTGGTGGATAATATGGTGTAAAGCTTGTGAACCTTCCATTTCTTAGTGTAAGTAGATAGTACGGCTGCTTAATTTCAGTAGCTCTCAACTTTTCCAGTGTTACATGTCTCACACGTTTCCTGTCAATCTCTCCTCTGCTCAAAGTAATCAGACCATCAACTAGATATTCAAGTCCACCTGCCTCTGGCTTTTCTAGAACAAATACCACATTGGTATTGGAGTTCTCTACAAGGTCCTTCTGGATTGTCATAACAAACTCTTCCATTTCAATCCCGTATTTGTGAGTGATGCCTTCAACGCTATCTATAACGAGCGTGGCTTTGTCTGGTAGCACATGCTCTATTCTCGCATAAATTCTTTCAATTTCTGGCATTCTATTCTGCTCTAGGAGTACAGTTAACCTCGTCCTATCTACTTTTGTTGGAGGGCCTCTTTCCTGGGAAATTGCTTTAAGAAACTCCTTTGCTGTCTCAAGCCGTTGTTCCTCCTCTGGTGGCACTTTTACCTCCTCTTCTTCAGAGGGTTTGTATAGAGCTTCAAGCAAAATTCTAGATGAATCAATTATCCTCCCACGCATTTCTTTTTCTTTAAGCCATGGAAATTGGGTATACAACGCATCATCAGATACCCTTGTAGAGAGGTAAAACGACTTATCTGGTTCTGCAAGTTCTTCAAGCATCTGAAGTGCAAATGTGGTCTTACCAGTACCTGCACCACCCTTTACCATCAAAGACCTACCGCCAGGCTTCTGAAAGAATTCTACGATTTCTTCAGGGATTGATATCTGTTTTGCCATTTGGACACCCCTTGTTTTTCTCCTATATTACAAACTTATTTATAATCTTTCTCTTGAGTGTGCAAGCGGCACATCTTTTTTTTTCTTTAAACAACAGATACATTCATAAACTCCTACCTATAAGCCTATTCCCAATGCGTATAAAGTTTCTTGGTGGTGCGGACGAAGTCGGTTCGCTTGGCATGGTAATGGACACAGGGAGAGAGCGGATGCTCTTCGATTATGGAATCACGCCAGATACACCCCCAGGTCTCCCACTTCCTTCGCCTCATGTTGACTGTGTATTTTTATCCCATGCACATATAGACCATTCAGGGATGCTTCCTTGGATATCAAATCGGTATGAGTGTGAGATTTTTGCAACGCCTCCCACGATAGACGTAACTACACTCCTTCTGGAGGATTCCCTTAAAATCTCCGAGATGGAGGGCTATAGCTTGGAGTACGGTTTGAGGGACATAAGAAAAACCACTTCTCTTATGGAACCAGTTACGTTTGGAGAAACCATTGCTATCAACGATACGGAGGTGACTCTACACGATGCTGGCCATATACCTGGAGCCACTATGTTTGAAATAGTGACCAACAGGGTTTCATTGTTCACAGGAGATCTTAATTTAACCCGGAC is part of the Thermoplasmata archaeon genome and encodes:
- the gvpD gene encoding gas vesicle protein GvpD P-loop domain-containing protein, which gives rise to MAKQISIPEEIVEFFQKPGGRSLMVKGGAGTGKTTFALQMLEELAEPDKSFYLSTRVSDDALYTQFPWLKEKEMRGRIIDSSRILLEALYKPSEEEEVKVPPEEEQRLETAKEFLKAISQERGPPTKVDRTRLTVLLEQNRMPEIERIYARIEHVLPDKATLVIDSVEGITHKYGIEMEEFVMTIQKDLVENSNTNVVFVLEKPEAGGLEYLVDGLITLSRGEIDRKRVRHVTLEKLRATEIKQPYYLLTLRNGRFTSFTPYYPPPSQKEWNIQYDKENYYSTGIPDMDRLLSGGFRKGSYNVFEIADNVGSEEYNAVLIPVMLNFLKQERGIIAVLPGGEHPESFKKEITRYVSEELFNKYVRIADYFSATSPYPYVMPLAKTREEMIRTWRENEMAIRGKENKPIIEYTGFDALEYIQGDAPAIKSLFSGVARIKVSKDIGIGLLKPGLKVTQEIINMADTYFKILDIDRTPCIYGIKPRTIIYAIVADELLGTPNIKFVPIV
- a CDS encoding glycine--tRNA ligase translates to MNAEELYAICKRRGFLWQSAEIYSSISGFYDYGHLGAALKRNWENLWLRFFLSLNENYHLIDTPTIMPEAALKASGHVDLFTDYLVTCKNCSQPYRADALIEEVTGIYAESLGASELDAKIKELKIKCPRCGHEEFTEARPFNMMFPVSIGATGKDKGFLRPETAQGAYLNFNREFETCRRKLPLGLAIIGRAYRNEISPRQGLYRLRELIQAELQIFFDPEKFNQQCECRKVSEKLSVVLVSHRPETRYYTARELMEFGLPEFYVFHMLQIQKFYTEVLGVPLQKFRFFEKSEKERAFYNRIHFDVEVEMGSLGGFKEVAGLHYRGDYDLTRHQTMSKVSHEVNIDGRKFVPHVLELSFGVDRNIWALLDLFMEREKDRNVLKLKPYLSPYHCGIFPLFKKDGLDKVAVEIYERLKRDFRVFYDDSGSIGRRYARMDEIGTPFCITVDYETIQDGELKDTVTIRFRDTTNQERVKISQLPEYLGKFLLPS
- a CDS encoding FprA family A-type flavoprotein; its protein translation is MPRKLVDGVYEVGVIDWDRKLFDELIPLPHGTSYNAYLITGSEKTALIDTVDTGRATELLEHIHSLAVNSIDYVIANHGEQDHSGSIPEVLEAFPMAKVVTNQKCKELLKALLHVPDEKFIVVADGEKLSLGNKTLTFILAPWVHWPETMLTYLEEDKILFPCDLFGSHLATSKLFVESRCGIEEHAKRYYAEIMMPFRNNIVSHLEKLKKFDIKMIAPSHGPMHAKPEVILELYREWVSEKPANKVLVLYVSMHGSTKKAINYFVEKLVSTGMQVKQIDLAHADIGEIAIELVDSATVILGTPTVLAGAHPAAVYATYLLNALRPKTKFVGLIVSYGWGGRAIEQIKGMLTNIKPVLLEPVYIHGLPAEADYRAIDKLAEEVKHRHETEL
- a CDS encoding MFS transporter, producing MEISQCTFSKKDRNCTLFISTAGWIFDAYDIVLFSILSIYILPALNVTSQTYSIIFGVQLATTAVGGVLFGILADKIGKREALTIDFVVYSLSTILIFFSYDWLSLLFARFVSGLAIGGEWGISSSLLNDVLGKQHRGLGFGILQSGWSVGVGAAALSARFVAETIGWRYSFLIGVLALLLASYVYFNVPHISPKLHSFRKALKGVALKPLAVALCVSVLGMYAFYLVWTWLPRELVNSGILTSEQMFIFIGLSAITNGLGHILFGHLSDKFGRRKIFVLYTAIFVVALLLILFIVRKPLLVLGSLLSLQFACGFFAGFGPAFTEIFREDLRTTGTSFIYNTGRGISGLLIMINLLGAISAIFNLSILAATAVASISVILAAILYQRL
- a CDS encoding desulfoferrodoxin, whose amino-acid sequence is MTELGQIYKCQICGNIVAVVHAGAGKLVCCGQPMTLMEPKREEQGKEKHLPVVTKTATGIHVAVGSVAHPMEEKHYIEWIEAITEKGTYIRHLKPGDKPEADFEISEKVLAVREYCNIHGLWETRL
- a CDS encoding rubredoxin, with product MVDNTKYVCQVCGYIYDPEKGDPDAGIPPGTAFEDLPDTWVCPVCGASKSSFERM
- a CDS encoding peroxiredoxin, which produces MEGKMPLLGENLPPMEVKTTQGMMKLPDAFKGKWFILFSHPADYTPVCTTEFVAFQKRYEDFRKLNCELIGLSIDQIFSHLKWLEWIQEKLGVEITFPLIADDVGRVANMLGLIHPAKGMSTVRAVFIIDPNGIIRAILYYPQELGRNMDEILRMVKGLQTVDANKVAIPANWPNNELIGDKVIVPPASTIADKKKREESKAKGEIECFDWWLCYKKL
- a CDS encoding rubrerythrin family protein; this encodes MKSLKGTKTEKNLLAAFAGESQARNRYTYFASQAKKEGYEQISAIFLETADNEKEHAKRLFKFLEGGEVEICGAFPAGKIGTTAENLKAAAAGENYEHTRMYPEFAKIAEEEGFSEIAAVFRAIANAEKQHEKRYLGLLKNIEEGKVFKKDKPVKWKCRNCGYIHEGTEAPEICPACAHPRAYYELLEENW